The nucleotide sequence ggggacAGCGGGTGCCTCTGCTCTTGCTGTCACCTCCCCTTGCTGTGTGTTGTGGGGTCTGCATCCAACCCCCCACCCAGTCCCCCGGTCAGAGGTGCCGGAAGGTTTGCAATACCCGGGCTGCCCAAGCTTCTGCTGTCCGTCCCTGCTGGGCCGGCCTCTGCCCTGCCTTGCTCCCACCACCAGCAGTGCCAGAATCATTATTTTGGGCCCCTAATTAGGGAGCAGCATCAGTCACATCTGCAAAAGTCCATCTGCTGCTGCACCCTTTGCTCAGCCCCAGAGGCCAGCAAGGAACACACGGACAGCCCGGcctgctgagccccagcagTAAATCTGGGGGCTTATTAACTATCAGCAAAAGCCATAAACTTTTACGATCCCATAAAGAAACGGGCCTGATATTCTTGGAGGAGACAACAGGAATGGTTCCCTCCTCCCGGTGTCATCTGCTGTGCATTTTGAGctgtaaatgaaataaaggaGCAGGACGCAAACCGCCATGCAGTGAGAGTGAGGAAAGCACAACAGGCCGAGGATGCTGCTGGGACGAGGGATGCTCCTGTGGTTTCAGCACTGGATGAGAGTTGAGGGGAAGAGGTGCTCGGCTCcttgctctgtcaccctcattACCTGTATTGAATGGGATTTTCAAGGAGACTCAAAAAAATGAGGTATCTCATTGCACTGGGGTAGAGTCTGCAGGTCTGGGCTCCTttctgcagaagggaaatgttTCGTTCCCCTGCTTGGCAGTGAAACCAGAGGACTGCAAACTGGGCTCCAGCAGGGGCTCACCCACCGAGCCCCACACTGCTGACAGCTTTCCTTTGCCCCTTTCAGACAACGTCCCCCAGCTGATCCCTGAGCCCGGCACCCCGCTGCACTCGCGGGTGCTGCAGTACCGGGAGCTGCTGGACTCGCTGCCCATGGACGCCTACACGCACGGCTGCATCCTGCACCCCGAGCTCACCACCGACTCCATGATCCCAAAGTACGCGACCGCTGAGATCCGCAGTAAGTCGCctctggggcagggggctggcggGACGGCACCGCGGCCCTTCCTTCAGGCAAGACAGGGAAAatggcaaagcagagctgccggggagctgcaggtgccctggggaggcttCCTGGCCCTGGGGTGCCCCCCATCACCCCTATTCCAAGGGTTCTCCCAAGGCACTGGGTGCctggctgcctccctccccagcagtgCCGTCACCACGCTCAGTGCATCCTCGTGCAGCTCTTTTTGGGGTGTTCCCTTCCCGctccccctcttccctccagtAACTCCAAGGGTGCAGGTGGGGGAGCAGAGCGAGGTTGAATTGCAGAGGGTGGATGAATTGGCACCAGCCAGCACGCAGCCTCCAAGCACTCATGAAACTTTGATGATGCTCAATATAACTCAGCAGCTGGGCTCACTCCTGGAGAGCCCCTCTCCAGAAAAGTGACTTTGTCTGGATGGCACCGACCTGCCCCACATCTTCCCCCTCCAGCAggctccagccccaggcagTTCCCATAACAAAGTCACGTTTTACCTCCCACAGGAGGGACCCAAACTCATGCCTTGAATAAAGGCATCACGCAGAGCCCAGTCCCCTCCCCAGAGCgtgctgctgcactgcttcACGCCACCCGCCTGACTCACCACGCTGCCCGGGGCCTGCCAAGATGTTTCAAAATCTCTCGCCTTCCACAGCTCCTGGCTGGTGGCGTTTTCCCCAAACCATCGCAGAGGAGGGGCTGTGCGATGGCTGGGCAGTTCAGgtgccctggtgctgggggtgccctgCTTCCCTGTGGTGCTGCCCTTGATGGCCCCAGGGGATGGCTTGGCAGCCCCACcgtgctggggaagggcctggaAATGTGTCCCCAGGAGGAGAACCGAGGGCCAGGCTCTCCCAAGCAGAGCAGGTGAACTGgagagagcagggctgggcctTGCTGGGTGGGCAGCGCgggtgcagggcaggagcaggcaatGCTGCCGGGATGCAAATTCACCCTGGCGGTGAAATGCTGAGTTTTCCCTTGGGAAATCATCCCAGCAGCTCCGGGATGACTTGCAAAGGTGGCAAACACACCTGATGTAAGCCAGGGGGCTGTAAATCAGGCAGCACAGCCGCtgttctgctcccagcccaggcacAGCTCCATGCCCTCCTTTCagtccctctcctgctccaTTGTGGCAGCGGGGTGAGGCATGGCTCAGGATGGCAGCTTTGTATTTGGGCTGGGGGATGCGCAGAGCTGAGCCCAGGGACCcctctgctggggcagggacacCTGCGGTGACAGCACAGGTCTGACCTCCAAGGCTACCAACAAAAGTAAAACAGCCACCTTGGCTCCCCAGAGCCTCCGCTCTGGGCAGGGGCATACCTTGGGCTGGCAACGGCAGAAGGTGCAGAGCAGAAGAACTGGGAACCCCCCCATTAGTGCAGTTTTACtaccttctcccttcccctgtgTCTTTTCCTACCAAATCCCTCTGCCTGTGCATCGCAGAGGAGAAGAGGCTGCTCTGTGCAAGGAGCTCTTGCAACAGGCAAAGTCTGCGTGGTTTCAGGCTGGTGTGAACACGTCTGCTGGCGTTAGGCAATTGCCAGCTCTTGCAACAAACCAGCCCTGATCCCTGCTGCCCagatcccagcagcagcctagGACCTGAGGTCTGAGTTTTGCTCCATCTGGCACAGAGCTTCGCTGTTAGGAAAGGGCTAGCAGACTGAGCCAGGCTGAACCAAACATCAGCTGTGCTGCCTAAACCTGACCCCTCTCCCCAGTTTTTGGATGCCTCTCTGCCAGCCCTTTGGGGCAGGCACCACTTTTCTGCCTGGTTTTGCCCCATGCAAGACTCTCAGCAAAGGGGATGAGccgccctgctcccagcagagccagggaaCGCGGCCCCAGAGGGAGCCTTCgtgctgctcctttctttttcctttttagcagAGGAACAGCACTTCAAAGCCATTTAATGCATCAAAAAGTCTCTTcttcaaacaaaacagctgaacTGTGCTTGCAAATCCCCCTTAATCAAGCTCTTTGAAGGGAGCTCAGCTGCCTCCCAGGCTCACCTGCAGGACAGGATATCTCCAAAACTGCACCTTCAGCCCGCTGAGCTCACCAAACACAGCGCTTTCTTGCTGTAAAAATCTGTGAGGCTGCAGCTCACCAGGGAAACCTCCAACAGCCTCAGCTTCTGTCTGCCCCACCTTGTCCCTACCCCACCAAACATAGCCAGCACCTCTCAGTGGGGAGGAAAcacccccgcagcccctctTCGTGTCTCCCTCCAGGACATTTGGCTAATGCCAGCACGGAGCTGATGAAGCTGGACCATGAGGAGGAGCCGCCGCTGACGGAGCCGTACCTCTCCAAGCAGAAGAAGCTCATGGTAAGGCGCTCAGAGGTGGTGGGGAGTGGCTTTAGGGACACATGGCCACCCGGCCAGCCAACTCCCACCCTCACCACCGCTCTCCACCCAGGCCAAGATCCTGGAGCACGACAATGTGAACTACTTGAAGAAAATCCTCGGCGAGCTGGGAATGGTGCTGGACCAGATCGAGGCCgagctggagaagaggaagctggaGTACCAAGGTAGGGCTGCCTGCATGGGGCGGTTTTCAGCCCAGGCATGATTTTGGGAAGGGCTGATGGCTTCACACCCAGTGAAAGACCACATTGAGCTCCGTGGAGGTTGTATGGatcaggcaggggctgctccgggAGCCCACACGCTTTGCTTACTGCAGGGGACAGGCAGCTCCTCTGTCCTCACACCCACTTTGCGGGAGATCCGAGGTCACCGCAGCACGATGGCACATCCCCAACAAAGGGCCACCAGTGACCCACCAACCAGCCACTAATCCTGCTGgtcccctgcccctctgctctgccctccatCACCTCTGGCAGCACAGGACGATTTTGGCACCTGTGCCACTGTGTGTCACCACATAGATGCGTGTCACCAACAAGTCCTCTCGCCCTCCCGgctccctctgtccccaggagcGCAGGCCCTACTGTGACCCAGCGGTGGTTGCCCAGCTCTGGGAAGACCAGACCAGTCCCGGCTCTTGTGCCATGAGGAGCACAGGTTGCTGAAAGCCCAGGAGCAGGGACGTAGTCCTCAGCCCCTGGGTGCTGGTGAGCACCCATGGCACACGCAGGGCACCGAGTGGCCAGGTCCCAGGACTGCCACTTCTGACCCCCTGCATGAGGGCAGGGAAACCTGGGGGCCCTTGAGGGGTCCTGGAGAAGTGTGAGAGGCACAGAGGCCACGTAAGAGAGCAGAAGGAGAGATGGAGCTGTTCCAGCCAGCCCCCATCATCAAATAGCACTGCTGAGAGCCACTgagagcccccccagagcccagACACAGCTGGGCATCGCTtgtcctgctgccacctccttgTCCCCCGCAGTCCCACTTGAGCAGGGCTCCTGACCCCATCCCCAGGACACTCAGAGGTGCCAGGGACGGAGCACAGCCCAGACATGCTAACAAGGGGGTGACCCCACAGCTACCCCCACTTGGGGAGCCGTGCATCACACAGGGTGGCACCAAGGGGCCCTCGAGACCCCAAaaagccctggggctggggacctgCTGGAAGCCCACAGCAGCATGGTGCGTTGGCCTAATTGCACCCAACAAACCCCCTCGTTAGCAGATCCCAGAGGAGGGGCCAGCTGAATTCACCTCATTACCTGCCCTCGGAGGTGCCAGAAGCGCGGGGGCTGCTCTTGAAAAGCCACTTTTGCCCCCAAACCTCCCAGAACACCACAGGGGTGCCGAGGAACAAGGCAggccccagcacccacccctcCCCTCACGGCATCCTTGGGGCCCAgcaggctccagctgcagcacccccaCACTTTATTagccactgaaaatatttactgacTAATTATGCACAGGCAATCTGTCCGCTTGGGCTGTGCCTCTGGCAGGACTAGGCCGGCTGCCAGGAGGGTACAAACGAGGCCTGCTAATTACCAGTAATTCCCCTGACCTGGCCCCGCtggcagcccagctgcagcagggcctgcGCAGGGTGCAGTGGGGgcctctcccacctccccccgATTTCAAAAGGGCATCACGCAGGCTTTTCACCCCACCTGTAAGGCAGAGCCACAAAACTAAGGATTTGGTGCAAACCAGGAGTTTTAATGCGGGAGCAGAGCACAGACGCCTCCCCCCAGtgccagcacaggcagctcccagcctccccTCCTCTGTGCACCCCAAAATTTTGGGGTTCCCTTTGCATGTTGATCCAGCAAGGGAGGACATTGTCCCTCTCCAGcttggggagggcaggggccAGGCTTCTTGCTGCCTaccacatttttcttcagcctCCCAGATTTGCTGGCTCCAGCAGTTGTCTGCAAGGTGCGACAAGCAGGGGTATCAAACACACTGCCCCAGCAGAGGTAGAGGGGGAGCCCAGGTTTTGTACCTCTTGTGCTTTCTTCCTCACCTGCACCTCCATTATTTCCCTTAGCCCTGCCCTGCTCGTTAGTACCAAAAGGTCACCAGGGGTGCGTTTAACTCTACCCTGACCCCAGCCAGCTTCTTCCAGCCTGTTTTATTCCTGGACATATCCCAGGTGAGGTTATCAGGGTCACTGTTATCGGGGGCCATCAGCACTGTGGCATCTTCCCTcacacccagctctgcctccccacAAAACCCAGCTCTCTGCACAAATTTTGGTGGCCCTGAGCAAGGGCCCAGAGCTGAAGGGGGACAGAGGCAGGGCCTCTGAGACAGCACACAGggagagcagccaggctgggccagCAAACGGTTTTGATTCCCGAGGATTTCTCACATCCCTAAAATAGGACGTGTTACCATGCCACCTCTCAAACAGCTCCCAacgcccagcagcagccaaggaCAAACGCTCCCTGAGCACTAACACAGCAGAAGTGCTCGCTGCACCACAAAAAGCCATTTCACAGAGTGATTTGTATCTTCATGCAGGTTAtaaatgataaatatatatataaaatatgtaaatgatcatatatatatatatatatataaatgatcAGCCTGATAGATAGGGTTTGATCTTTTGGGACATCAGAGAGCTGAGAAAAAGCACTGGGAGTCTAATCCAAACCCTATTCCTTCCACGGAGCTTTTGAGCAAGCCCCTAAGTGCCCACCCAAGGACCTATTCTCATCCTACCTCTGTCACTTCTTTCTCCAGGGCAGAAGTGTGAGCTTTGGCTCTGCGGCTGCGTCTTCACTTTGGCCGATGTCTTATTAGGAGCTACCCTGCATCGCCTCAAGTTTCTAGGACTCTCTAAGAAATATTGGGAAGACGGCAGCAGACCTAACCTACAGTCCTTCTTCGACAGGATACAGAAACGCTTTGCCTTCAGGAAAGTCTTGGGAGACATACACACCACGCTGCTCTCAGCGGTGGTACCCAACGCCTTCCGGCTGGTCAAGCGGAAACCTCCCTCCTTCTTTGGAGCCTCCTTCCTGATGGGATCGCTGGGGGGAATGGGATATTTTGCTTATTGGtacctaaagaaaaaatacatctaaTGCTGGCTGCTTGGTGTTTAGTTTGGTGTCTCTGTGCTGTGTGAAATTATGATGAAGCCTCAGTAACTGTAATGAAATTTGAAGCAAGGTATGACTAATTATATTGTTTAATGTAACATTCCATAGTCTAGAAGTAGAAAAGTATACTGCAAGGAAataagacaacaacaacaaaagcatcaACTTGTAAATGCCTTTTTTAGGGTTAAGTATTCAACGCCAGCGAGAGGCTCAGGGGGTCACTGGCTCCCCGTGCCCACTGGGAAGTGCCACCGGTGCAGGCCAGCTCCACTGGGAGAGACGGGAACACCACAGGACTCGGACAATCGGTCCTCGACGTCTGTTTCCGAAGTGTTCACCAGCCACATCTCACAAGTGTAACTAGTGGGGACTTTCTTCTTCTAGAAGCCATTCTGTCATGCTCGGAGGCTTTCCTGGGAGCAGGGTGCAGTAGCTGGTCACGGTCAAGGTGGATTTGCATTCTTCAatttcccattttttaaaattttcgttaaaaagaatatttttattaagctACTCTTAGCATCTATCCACTTTCTACGTCTGGTTTTGGTGGgcttttttttagaaaagaatttcACGTCTGTCTTTAACTGTCACGCTTTCCTCCTGAGATAAATTGTTTTGACTTCCACCCTGAATTTTGGCACACAAAGGGAATTATTGTTTTAGCCTTTTGGCTCGGTCTTGAGTTTTCTTTCATGGATTTGCATCTCTCACCGCCTGAGCATACCTGGACTCTGAAAAAGTACAACCGTTTTCTGAACTTTCAGGACTTTTCTGAAGACACTTTGGCCTTCTCTTCCATTGGGGGGctcttttctgtcatttcctCGCTGTGTGTTTTCTTAGAGACACTTTGCACAGAATCACGTTTATGACTTTCTTGTGCCTTTTGCATGTTGGAAAGAATAATGGGCCTCACTGCTACTCGTGCTTTGAAACTGAGATCTTCAATAAACCGTATGGGAGGAGTAGCTGCTTCCCATTCTTAAATGTGTTCAACAAACTCCTAGTCTAATTTCAAAGCATGCCCATGTGCAGAGGCATGTGCAGGtggtttgtgctttttctttagaGCTGTACTGGTATAAAACTCGCATGGAAACAATGCATATTCCTCTTCCAAAGTGCACATTTCTGCAGGCATTCAGCCCGCTAGGACCTCCTGTGGCTGGTTCGCAGAGCGCTCTGGTGATCCCTGCCGAGCCACACTGCCTCTCTCGGCTTGGGAACGTATGCCAACTGTGGCTGAAGCAATATGAGTTTCATTGCCTCCAACTCAAAAATGATCTTTATGCTTGGAAAGCTGCAGGATTTCCCAGGAGCTTTGGTTCTCAGTACAACCTGGCAGCCATGGAATTGTGAATACTGAGCAGGAGTTACAAGGGTTGAGCACACAGGGATTagacaaatgcaaaatacaCAAATGTATGTGGTGTTTGCAATGAGTATGGGCTGGTGGCGTACCTCTGGAATACAACCTGTGCAGCTGCAATAGCAGTTACCCCCCTTACCTCCCAGTGTCATGCTTGTGGTGTGTGAGAACCCAAATTCACCACCTGTGCATGCACAGCAGGCACCTGCAGCTCAGGCTGCTGAGTGGAACATCAGATGTCCTCCCAAATACGGTTACCTATTTGCTTCATGGCATCAGTGACTTCGGGAGAAACAGTTGTTCTGCTTCTCTTTGAAGAAGGAAGCAAGGGATGACCCTGAGGTCACCCCTTCTGTTGAATCTGAAAGGTGTAAGTACATGATGATCCCTAGCTCATCATGTCTGTGACACTCAATTCCCCCAAAGTTGTTTTTACCAGGATTTCATCCTTCTACTTTTGTTGGTTGTTCTACAAAGACATTCTCTGGTGCTCTCTAAGAGCCAATGAAATATACCCACCAGATATAGAAAGGAATAGTAATGGGGGAACAAGGCCATGAAACCCAGAGAGAACAGGAGCAAATACTCTCACAGTTCCCAGGATTTCAGCCTGAGAACGAGGCAGAAGAAAGCTTCTTAGCAAgactgctgtttgtttgtttgctgttttgctgCCCCCCGcccttttttttaaggaaataaagaataaatttagAATCACAAATCAGAACTCTAACCACTGGGGAAGGTAggtgcttgttttgttttggagcaCGTTGTTATGATCCAGCTATTGTAAGGAATGTCAGGGAGAGCCAACAGCCAGAACAAGGCACAGGTCAGCTCGGACCAAACTGACAGCCATCTGTTTTGTTGTCTCATGTTCTGCTGGAAAGCCACAGATGCTGTAGTGACGAGTGTTGTATAGGGTAGCAGGCGGGCTAGTACTACTTACTGACAAACCTTTGTTTTgatccaaataaaaataaaaatcggTGAAGACAGTGCCACTCCCTGTCACTGAGCCTTGTTTCCTGACCTTggtaatgaaaaataacaggagTTTGCTCCAGGGAAAAGCAATCTCCAAGAGTGATAAGAGACAATTACTGTGACAGGCAGGGGCTGGATGGATGTTGAAGTGAACCACGAGATGAATGTCACCACCCCAATTGATCCAGATTAGAGACTTACTATGAAGCAGCCCTGTTGTGATTACAGGCTATCATACTAAAAAGTTGCTTTCGCTCCAGCTGACCTAAGCCTCATCGGTTTTTCCTTCTCTAGTTCCATTTAAAAACAGGGAGCCCCATCCTACAGCACCGTAAGCCAGGCTCTGGCCTGATGTTCCCTGCCCAAGGTGCCTTCTGTACACACAAATGTGAAAACAAGAGCAACCATCTGTTTTCTCGCTCCAGGACTTTGTGCTTTGCTCTCAGCAAGGTGTGGGGTAAGAGCAGCTCCCAGGGGTAAGGCTGGAAGGTGAGGCACTCAGAGATGCTGTTTGGAACAAATGCCTGCCCTGGGATACCTCACAGTTTGCTGCTGACCGATTCTGTAGCAAGCTGCTAGCCCTGAAGCACTGCCTCAGCTGCACAAGAGAGGGAATGGTTTCTGCTGTATCATCCTGCACCACACGCTCCTGAGTACCTGACCCAGCCCCGTTCAGGgtccttctcccctcccactTGCCAAGTCCCAGTCCAACACCGAGGGACAGCTTCACCTTACACGCACTTATTTATCCAAGCAAATTTTTAGGCTTCAAAATCCCTGCTTTTCAGGAGCAGCCATGCCTTTAGACACCTAAAGACCTTAAAAATCTTTATGCATGCTGAAATGCTGAGGTGTTATTGAAAGAGGGGAGATCAGTGGCTACTTGTCAAGTCCAAGTCCTTCCGAACACCTCTGAGATGGAGCCTCATGACACTGAGCGAGCTGTGGGTACCGCAcaacctcctcctccctcccaagCCTCCTGTTCAAGAGGCTCCCAGGGATCAGATTCATAACCCTACAGTTTCTGAGATCTTTTTACTCCTATGGGTTTTGCTCAAAAGGCTCAAATATGAAAACCAAAATGTATGGGTCAGTCTCGTGGCTGCAGCTTGTAGCCTTCTCCTCATGTTGAGGCATGGGGAAAATCTCTCCATGCCAAATAAAGGTCTTGGAAACAAAGCTTGGCGGAGGACATAGGACAGAGCCTAAGCCTGTCTGTCACAGCTTGCCAAAGAAATCAAGATCAAGGGCTAAAACTACCTAATGACAGTCTTGTGGCCCTCTGAGAGATTAATTGCTGAGTCTTGCTGTGCTTCTGGATGGAAAAATATCCTTACCACCCAACTGCAGTTCCAGTGACCTCACTAATGAGGAGAGGGGGATGGTGTAAGAGGTGCTCTTTCAAGCAAGGGGAAACTTCATTTCTGCTGTGCAAATAAATGAGGGACTTCACCCACCTGATGAtggcaaacagaaaacattagaGCTGGTGACGGTCCTGTGTTTTGTGACATTCACATCAAGATCAAAGCCGAACCCACCCAAGCTGGTTCTGCAGTATTCCTGTCCATCCCCCTAAAGGATTTCCTAAAGCATGGCCTCACTGTTCACAGGAAAGGTTTTGTCTCAGACCCCTAATACTGAATCTAAGGTTTTAAGCAGGAGCAAAAACCCCAGGAACTTTTATTCTCAGATAAAGCACATCCATGACAACCaagtttcctttcctccccGTCACACTGACTTCCTAACATGCCCAGGTGACACGTCCTATcattaccttttattttccattttacacGCTTTCCCCTGCAAGATTCAACGGAAACAGCCTGCTTTCAATGCCTCAGCGAAACAAAGAGCTGTATGCGGGCCCTAAATACCTGAGGGGAACAATCGCTGTGTCAGCACACAGATGCCTgtcactgcaggcagcagcaggagcggAGGCCGCAGGCTGCAGAGAGCCGCGTGCTGCAGGCCACGGCCGTACGTGCAGAGGGCAGCTGCCACTGCCAAAGCAGATTATTTCTATTTCCACACAGCTTCAACACCAAACCATATCGATGAGCAAATCGCCAACCTCCACCCACTCCTTGGGAGCTCACACTGC is from Anas acuta chromosome 16, bAnaAcu1.1, whole genome shotgun sequence and encodes:
- the GDAP1L1 gene encoding ganglioside-induced differentiation-associated protein 1-like 1 isoform X1 is translated as MATPNNVTPTNCSWWPISALENDAGKGKDGEENQDPTDPALKAQDRLVLYHWTQSFSSQKVRLVIAEKGLPCEERDVSMPLLEHKEPWFMRLNLGEEVPVIIHRDNIISDYNQIIDYMEKNFTGDNVPQLIPEPGTPLHSRVLQYRELLDSLPMDAYTHGCILHPELTTDSMIPKYATAEIRRHLANASTELMKLDHEEEPPLTEPYLSKQKKLMAKILEHDNVNYLKKILGELGMVLDQIEAELEKRKLEYQGQKCELWLCGCVFTLADVLLGATLHRLKFLGLSKKYWEDGSRPNLQSFFDRIQKRFAFRKVLGDIHTTLLSAVVPNAFRLVKRKPPSFFGASFLMGSLGGMGYFAYWYLKKKYI